CCCGCGTCGTCGCGGCCCAGGGCCCGCCAGCCGCCCCGGGTGTGGGCGGTGAAGGCGGCCCGTACGGAGATGCGGTGCTCGGGGGTCCGGTGGAAGGCGGCCGCCCGGACCGTGCCCCAGGGGTCGAGCGGGGTGACCGGTGCGTCCGAGCCGAAGGCCAGCGGCACGCCCGCCTTGAGCATGGCCGCGTACGGGTTGAGGGTGCGGGCGCGCTCGGCTCCCAGCCGGTCGACGTACATGCCGTCCTCGCCGCCCCAGGCCGCGTCGAAGGCGGGCTGCACGGAGGCGGTGAGCCCCAGCTCCGCGAAGGCGGCGATGGCGGCGGGCGTCATCATCTCGGCGTGCTCGACCCGGTGCCGGGCGGCACGGACCCGGGCCAGGCCGACCTTCTCGGCGGCCGCCCGGACGCCCTCGACGACGGCGGTGATCGCGGCGTCGCCGATGGCGTGGAATCCGGCCTGGAGGCCCTCCTCGGTGCAGGCGGCCACGTGCTCGGTGACGGCCTGCTGGTCGAGGTAGCCGGTGCCGGTGTGCGAGGCGTCGGCGTAGGGGGCGTGCAGGCAGGCGGTGTGCGAGCCGAGGGCGCCGTCGACGAAGAGGTCACCGGCCGCCCCGACGGCCCCGAGCGCCTTGGCCAGTCCCAGGTCCCGGTCGGCCCAGTACCCGAAGACGCGCGGCCCGGGCCGCTCGGCGGCCAGCGCGAGCAGGCCGGTGAAGTCCTCGGCGGAGGAGATGTCGGGCCCGCCGCACTCGTGCAGGGAGCCGATGCCGAGGGAGGCGGCCCGGTCGAGGGCGGCCCGCTGGGCCTCGGCGCGCTGGGCCGGGGTGACGGCGGCCAGGGCGGCCCGCCGCACGGCGTGGTGGTCGTCGGCGGTCAGCGGCTGGTCCCCTTCGGGCCGCACGGCCGGGACGAGGTCGAGCAGGGCCGTGGTGACCACCGCCGAGTGGACGTCGATGCGGCTGAGGTAGAGCGGGCGACCGCCGGCGGCCTCGTCCAGCTCGGCGCGGCGCGGCGCCCGGCGCTCCGGCCAGCGGGCGGCGTCCCAGCCGTGCCCGAGGAGCACCCGGTCGGCCGGACGGCTCGCGGCGTACCCGCGTACGAGGTCCAGCGCGGCCGTCAGCGAGCGCGCTCCGCTGAGGTCCAGCCCGGTGAGGGCCAGGCCCGCGGAGGTGGTGTGGACGTGGGCGTCGGTGAACGCGGGCGTGACGAGCGCCCCGCCGAGATCGACGACCTCGTCCACGCCCTGCGCGAAGGCGTCGGCCGCGCCCTCGGAGCCGACCCAGGCGATGTGGCCGCGCTCGACGACCATCGCGGTGGCGAAGGGGTCGGCGGGGCTGTGGACCTCGCCCCCGCGCAGGAGGACGGTGCGGGTGGGGTCGGTGGGGGCGGGTGTCGCGCGCTCGGTCATGGGGACAAGTTTCGCGTGTTCGCCGGGCGCGCGTGGACGTGGGTGCGGGGCGGGCCCTGCGGGCGGCCTTCCCCGGCCCGCCCCTCCACCGGGCGGGGCCGGGTCACGCGAGGGCCGCGTGAAGCATCAGACGCGGGGCGGGCGGGCCTCGTAGGGGGTGGACAGGACCACCGTCGTGCGCGTCGAGACGTGGGCGAGGGCGCGCAGCCGGCCCAGGAGGTCCTCCAGCTCCAGGGGCGTGGCGACGCGCACCTTGAGGATGTAGTTCTCGTCGCCCGCGACGCTGTGGCAGGCCTCGATCTCGGGGACGCCGGCCAGCCGGTCGGCGATGTCGTCCGGGGCGCTCGGGTCGAAGGGCTTGACCGAGATGAACGCCGTCAGCGGCAGGCCGACGGCCTCCGGGTCGACCACGGCCGCGTACCCGCGGATCACCCCGCGCTGTTCCAGACGGCGTACTCGCTGATGGACTGCCGACGTGGACAGTCCCGTGGCCTTGCCCAGATCCGTGTAGCTCATCCGCCCGTCCCGTACGAGCAGATCCACGATCTGGCGGTCCAGCTCCTCCATTGCGCTCATAGCCGCTCAACTTAAGGCCCAAGGGCACTCCAAGCCCAGTGGTGTCCGCCCACTGGAGGCATCTGCGCCAGGCATGTGACCAAGGCCACAGGGGTATGCAGGCGCAGGCCGGTCTGTTGTGGTTACTCGTGACGCTCGACGGGAATTGCTTGCTGTGGCCGAGGCCGTAGAACCTGCCCGCCCGGCCCACCCAAGGGGGAGTACATCCATGCTGAACACCAAGCGCGCCGGTCGCACCGAACCGGAGCCCCTGGAACCGCTCGTATCCGGGGACGGCCCGTACC
Above is a genomic segment from Streptomyces sp. NBC_01233 containing:
- a CDS encoding amidohydrolase encodes the protein MTERATPAPTDPTRTVLLRGGEVHSPADPFATAMVVERGHIAWVGSEGAADAFAQGVDEVVDLGGALVTPAFTDAHVHTTSAGLALTGLDLSGARSLTAALDLVRGYAASRPADRVLLGHGWDAARWPERRAPRRAELDEAAGGRPLYLSRIDVHSAVVTTALLDLVPAVRPEGDQPLTADDHHAVRRAALAAVTPAQRAEAQRAALDRAASLGIGSLHECGGPDISSAEDFTGLLALAAERPGPRVFGYWADRDLGLAKALGAVGAAGDLFVDGALGSHTACLHAPYADASHTGTGYLDQQAVTEHVAACTEEGLQAGFHAIGDAAITAVVEGVRAAAEKVGLARVRAARHRVEHAEMMTPAAIAAFAELGLTASVQPAFDAAWGGEDGMYVDRLGAERARTLNPYAAMLKAGVPLAFGSDAPVTPLDPWGTVRAAAFHRTPEHRISVRAAFTAHTRGGWRALGRDDAGILVPGAPADYAVWQTGELVVQAPDDRVARWSTDPRSGTPGLPDLTPGSELPVCLATVVGGREVFVRPQG
- a CDS encoding Lrp/AsnC family transcriptional regulator — translated: MEELDRQIVDLLVRDGRMSYTDLGKATGLSTSAVHQRVRRLEQRGVIRGYAAVVDPEAVGLPLTAFISVKPFDPSAPDDIADRLAGVPEIEACHSVAGDENYILKVRVATPLELEDLLGRLRALAHVSTRTTVVLSTPYEARPPRV